From the Nitrospirota bacterium genome, the window CTCGCCTGCCGCATTCGATCGGCAGACGAGACTCCTGGCTCTTGTCCCTCAGCTTAGCTCTCCCAGTTCGCCCGGAGCAGGTCTTCGCTTTCTTCGTAACGACAGGTGAATGTGCCGTGATGTGCGTGATGGAACGCTTCGCCGATGCGCCGCGCGAGATGGGGGTCGGTTGTGGTGATGATCACCCCGACTGGTGCTTCGGTTTGGTCCTGGATCGTGATGATGCGAGCCAGAGGATGTTCGGCTTTGACACGGGTCTCTTCATTGCGGGCGAGCCCGAGAACCTGGTCCCGATGCGAGGCGACAAACTCACCGGTGAGCAGCAGCACTCCGCTTGGCGCGCCGTCCTGTATCCGTTCACAGGCAGGGCACAGGAGCTCGTGACTCTTCGCTGGGGCAGGGTCCCATGTCCACCGCCCTTTGTGGTAGACCGCTTTGCACTCACGACACACCGACGGCTCCTGGAGTTTGCCCTTCGCCTTGTATGGATCGTGCATCCGGGCTCGAACCGATCGATCTTTGCTGTCTTGGGGAAGATGTGACGTCGACATAACAGCTCCTTTATTCCCTTATGTGAGAGATCTCTGATCATTCCGTCAGGGAGGGAAGTCCCCCCGTGCGGCCTTTCCGCACCGCTCCAACAGGATGCCAAATCGGCACGTAAAATACCACTGCAGAAGGATGCAGAGGGGAATCAATTCTGCCGAAACCATGGATGGACGAGAGATCCAGATCGCGGACGTGAGGAAGGCGCTCCGACAGTCCTAACTCATCGCTCGTATCTCGTCCGAAGAAGAGAGCATATGGCGTATAGCCAATAGCGTATGGTCTGGAATGGAGAGTGGGCATCTTTGCAGCCAGCTATAAGCCATTCGCCATACGCTCTTATCCCCAGCGAGATACGCTTCATGGGTGTCGACCTGTTCGTGACGGAAGGCGGCGGAAGGGCTAGCTTGGAGAAAAGACTGTCGAGCCCTCCAATATCTTTGAGCATGGCGACTGGCTCCAATAAGTCAATAGTCATGCTTGGGCTATTATGTTGCACTTGACACCCATGTATGGTCCTTGGTATATTCGTCCCAACAAAGGAGGACGACATGACCAAGCCGACTATGACACTCGCCGCGTTGATGACTCGCTTCTCTACCGAAGAAGCCTGCAAAGAGTTCTTGATTCAACAACGCTGGCCGAACGGAGTGGAGTGCCCTCGCTGCCATAACAAGAAAGTCTATGCCCTTAAGAGCAAGCCGTTTCACTGGGTCTGTAAGGGCAAGGATTGCGGAGAGCGAAATGGCTATCGCTTCTCTGTGATCAGCAAGACCATTTTTGAGAATACAAACTACCCACTTCGTATCTGGTTTCAGGTGATCTACTTGATGACGCAGAGCAAGAAGGGCATCAGTGCCTTGCAGATCCATCGCCAGATCGGGAGCGGCGACTATCGCACCGCCTGGTATATGTGCCATCGGGTTCGTGCTGCCATGCGGGATAGCGGATTCGCTAAACTCATAGGTGAAGTGGAGGTTGACGAAACCTATATTGGTGGCAAGGACAAAAACCGGCATTGGGACAAGAAAGAGCATGTGAAGGGCGGTAGTGCCAAGATGACTGTCATCGGGGCCATTGCTCGTAAGGGAAACGTCGTCTGCCAGGTGATCGAGAATGCGGACCGCCTGACCATGTGTAACTTCGTCCGTCAAACTGTCGGCGATGCCGTGTCGCTTGTTGCCACCGATGAGGCTGCAGGTTATGCCACACTCAAGAACACGCTCCCACATGAATCCGTGAATCACGGCAAGAAGGAATATGTTCGCGGCAATGTGCATACTAACAATCTGGAAGCCTTTTGGAGCTTGTTGAAGCGCGGCGTGATCGGCACGTTTCACCAAGTGAGCAAGGACTACTTGCCGCTGTACCTGGCAGAATTCTCGTTCCGGCATAACAACCGGAAGAATGCTGACATCTTCACGCAGGTCGTAGCAGGATGCTGAGTACGCCTCCGCTGAAGCGTGCTCAGATGAAGTATCAGCCGAAGAACGTGCAACTCTCTTTGCCGTTGGAGGGCAATCTATGCCGAAAGCGAAACCGGTTTCGCTCCATCCGTTGAGTTTTGATGAGGCCATAAAAGCGCTCCTGGGCGTTACCGCTGAGCCTAAACAGCGCAAGTCACGTGGAAAATCAACAGATGACGTAAAGCCAAGACGGGCAAAACGCCCTACTAAATCATGATTTGGCTGCATCCTGTGGATCGTAATATTCTTTCCAAAACTCTCCAAGTTTCCCCTTGTACCTCTCAATAACTCCCCAAATATTTGGGTTGGAGGCACTCTGCGGAACTACTATCATTTGACCACTCATAATGTCCTCAAATCTTCCAGTGTGACCTGGTAAATTATCATTTAAGTACTGGCGAATTTCGCCATGCCAATCACTGAATTCACTGTCTGGTGTAGCTCCCTGCGCAATGTCGGAAAGATAAATTCCGCTAAAGTGTTGCTGAATATGATGCGCCCTAAAAACAAAACGATCTAAATCCTCCCTGATTTTTGCATTTCTAGCTTTTACTTCTAAGCGCGCCTCTAGCATCTTTTTGTCATTTTCGAGAGCTTCATATCGTTTTGCGAAATCCGCTTCTTGTTTTTCTGCAATATCCATTGGAGCCTTAACCCCAAAGAATAAAACTGCACCGAAAATAATCCAAAGCGCAGCACCTACCCCAATCATCGCAGTCATACCCCAACTCTTATATTCTGTCGGTGCAAAAATAAGCGTGAGTATGGCTGCCGCGATGAGAACGCAAACTGTTGTGACCGGAGTGGCCCATGAACTAATTCCAAATAGATTAAAGAGAGCGTCCTTGATATAGCGGTAATAAAGAATTGAATAACTCGGGTCGGTTGTTTCCATAGCGCACCCCCTTGGTGAGAGGTAGCCATGGTAGCGATGTCTAACTTGGGTGTCAAGTTAGACATAATCGCCCATGCTTGACCCCGAATCCCTGTTCTAGGCTAACAGGATGATTTTGATGAGGGCGGCAGGATCGAAGGCCGGGGCGCCTTCGTCGTCGTTTTTGTAGCGGGCGTGGAATCCGGCGAGGTCGAGTTCGTGATCTACCAAGTGGCAGAGGGCGTGTTCAAAACTACCGGGAATAACCTGCTGGTCAAAATCCACCGGCAGAAGTTTCAGACCTGTTGAATGGGTTTGTATCGAGCCATCCCAACGGCCTCCCCATGAAATTTGGTGCGTTTAATTATCTCATGGGAGATAGGGGTATGGAGGTTTTTCTACAGCCTCAACGTGGAATTCACCAGCCGCCGCGCTTCTGGGCGGTCTGGTGGAATGCAGGGCTAGAGATCATGATTCAAGGTTTGCTGCCAACATACATTCTTATCATAGCCTTATTAGCTCCTGGTGGAGCCATTGTGAATCCAGGCCACTCTTCTCTTTTTGATACCCCGGCATTTGCAGTGTTGATACCTTCTGCATTTAGCGCTGATAGTAAAGCAGATGCGGCCGTCTTATCAGACTCGCTGGCATCTACCAATACTCCAACTGACAGCCCAATGAATGATCCGCTCCCGACTGCTGTTGAGGAAAATAAATTCAATCCGGCAGCACGCAATGGATTTTCGATTAAAGAGCGAAAGTTTGTAATCTCCGGACTCTCTCCAATTTGGAGTATGTCAATGGAGATGCCGGAATATGGTTTAAGTCTCTTGGATAAAGCACCAATTTGTTTTTGCGTAATTGAACGCGGCGCTAATCTTTCCTCGATTTTCACTCTTGCCAATCGTTCGCCTTCTGCGATTTTGTTGGCCTCCGCTGCACGGGCATTTGCCTCTGCTGATTCGGCTTTTGCTTCTTCGGCTCTGGCATTAGCCCCAGCCAAATTGGATTCTGCCTGCTTTGCGGCCGCGAGAGATTGTGACGCATCCGCTTTAGCTTCCTCCGCACGAGCGTTTGTATCTGCAAGATCACGTCTTAGGTATTCTTCTTTTACATTTCCCATCCATACGACTAGCGCTGTTGCAATTACGCCAACAACCAAAGCCCCGATTAACGCTATATTGGCAGCATCTTGCCACCGAGCGGCTGTTTCAAATGAAGGCCACATGCTCTTCCTCTCAATTCTCCCTTGGATTTCTCTATCAGCGATAGTCGTTGTATCCATTATTGGGTTGGTTGCCATTTGAGGAATATTTCGTCATAGATACAGGATGAGGATGATGATCTCTAACTGTCTATTATCTGGTTCCGTATAAGATACCAATTGCCTTGCATGCAGGATAAGACCCCGTGGGGTCCTGCCAGGATTGCGACGTAAGTCCAAGTGATTTCTTCGAGGTTCTTCTCTGCATCCCATCCATGCGGGGTCTTCTACAGTTCCGTATAAGACCCTTTCCCCCGCCTGCTCGACGAGCGAGTTTATCTGGCTTGTGGGTTTGTCTTGTTGACCGAAACCAAACAGACCAGACCAACCAAATAGACCAAACAAACCAGAAGCCCCGCGATCAAAAGTTTCCCGCCTGGACCACATCCTCAAGGCTGTTGATATCGAGCCAGTGGCCTGCCGTATAGAGCACGCGGATTGGGTACTGCCGTTTCAAGAGTTCTTGGAGCAGGTGCGGGATGCCGGCTTTGCGGTTGGCTGGCTTGGCCAGTAGCTCCACAATGATGCCGGTGATGAGCGTGGCGGCGCTGGGTGAGACTTTGAGAAAGCCCATCCAGACCCCGTGGATGGATTCTTTGGGAAGGTTGTCGCCCAATTGCTTGAGAAAGATCTTTGCGTTAAAGGCTCTTCTCGAATTGGGAATGGTACATTCTGTAAATCCGCCGAGGCGGGCATAGCTGCTCTGTTCCTGCCAGTTGCTGTCGACGAAAATGACGCAGTCACCGGTTTCCTGGCAGAGGGACTGGGGAATATATTTATTGAACAGCACGTCGCCATAGGAAATGATGGTGTCCTTTGCCGGTCCTTTCAGGGATTGGAGGGCCTTTAAGAGCGAATCCAGTTCGCCGGTGTCCGCGAAATCGTCGTTGTCGACATAGGTCAGGTTGGGCAGATTGACGGTTTCTTTCTTATATCCGCGGACCACCACGATGTCTTTGATCCCTACGGCATTGTAGGCGTCGGCGATATGGGACAGGATGGGGATGCCCTGGATCTTGACCATCGTTTTGGGCTGCAGTTCGGTAAGTTCCCCCAGCTCTTTTCCGCGGGAGGCGGCCAGCACGATGGCCGCGGTGCCCTCGGCGCCTTTGGGCAGATAGCGGTCTTCAGCCTCTTGTAGCTCTGCGGCGTTTTGCAGGCGGAAGATTTCGGAGACCGGCGCGACTTTGTCTTCGATGGAGAGCAGGTGTTCCTGGTCCTTTAACGTGCGTGCGGTTTTTTGCATGGCGGCCACGGCCGATCGAAGCATGTGATTGGCCCAAATCACCATCGAAATCCCATGCTGCCGAAACACGTCGGTGGGGGTCGCGTAATATTTGGTGGGCACGATCACGACGGGGCAGCGATTGCCCCATTCCTGTTTGAACGCCAGGATTTCATCCGGCACTGAGAGGGCGCTGTGAATGAGGATGCCGTCCGCCCCTGCCTGATGATAGGCCTCGGCGCGACGCAGCGCTTCCGCCAACCCCCAGCCGCAGATGAAGGCTTCCACTCTGGCGATAATACAAAAGTCCTGGTCGGTCTGCGCATCTTTGCCGGCTTTGATCTTGCCGCAGAATTCCTGCATGTCCGCCATGGGTTGGGCGTCCCCCTTGATGAAACTATTCGTCTTGGGGAAGAGTTTATCTTCGATACAGACCGCGGCGATTTTGCGTTGTTCGAGTTTGCGGACTAAGCGCTGCATATTATTGAAGTTGCCGTACCCCGTGTCGCCATCGAGGAGAATGGGAATCGTGGTGGCGTCGGACATAAATTCCAGGGTCTCCAGCACCTGGGTCCAGCTGGCTTCGTTGTTGTCACGGACGCCGAATTGCGCGGAAATGGAGAGACCGCTGCCCCAGATGCCTTTAAAGCCAGCCTCTTGAACGATTTTTGCGCTGAGGCCATTGTGCGCCTCGCAAATGAATTCGAGCTGCTCCGACAAAAGGAGCTTCTTAAATTGACGTGCTGTGGTCGTGCCTGTGGTCGAACTCATGGATTCCCTTCCTTCTCACTACCAACACTCATTGAGGCGGTGCCACTCTTGGTACTCGCTCGCTGGAAAGAATACCGTTTTCCCCTGGAGAAATCACCCTGCATTAGGGGCCATAAAACGTGCGCAGTAAGAGCTGAACGAGGTGGAGCTTCCTCACCCTCGTTTCGATGGCCTCCTGCTGGGATACGTTGGGAATGTTCTCGCTATCTCAGACTGGTAGTAGGCCGATCTGTGAATGCTTGCAATATATTTCCAGGCGAAATGAAATTTCCGCTTTGGCTCTACTGGACCGAGTGCAGACGGCTCTATAATTCGGTTCCCCAACTTCTGTGGACAACTCTGTGGACAAGCACCTCTTTGGTAACGAAATGGCTGATACGGAGAGAGTTGCGAGCTGATTGCCTGAAAAATAGGCATTGTGGCCCGCAGAACGGACCCCCAACATTTTGTGGCTTGACGGGTATTTCAGCCGTTTTACTACCAGCTGTGGGACTTTTTTTAGGATCGATTGATTTCATGCTTGAAGCGGCAATCTGAATGTGGGGTGTCGCACGGGAGACCTGACTTATGCACAGCTTTTGAAATAGTACTCAGGTGTCAAGAGTAAAAATTCATAGGGTTTATGCTGTTTTTGCCTCCTGACAGAGGGCGGGGGCGACATTTGCTTAGGAGGTTTGACGCGGGCGAGGCTGGTTTATTCGGTTTGTCTCGTTCCTCAAGCCAAAGAAGCTGAACCAACCAAGACACAGACTCAGCGACGAATGATGGGGGTATGAGATGGGATGGAAGGGTGAGGCATTGCCCGTTTGATTGGATGAGCATACTTCCCGGTGCTGGTGCAGTTGTACCAGTGTATTATGGATGACGGAGAAGGTTTTGTGTCGTATGTGACCGTCCCTGCAAAGCCGGTTTGTTGAGGATTCTCAATCTGGAGGGAACCATGTCAACCAAGAGGATCGTTTCACGGAAGCGGGTGCAAGGTCGAGTGGTTGGTCGAGAGAAGAAGGGACCGGCTGCGAAGCGAGAGGATTCGGGGCTGAGTCGCCGGCTGCAGGACCTGCGGGAGCAGGTTGATATTGTGCTGCCGGAGATGACGGCCCGGATCGCAGCATTAGAGCATCTGTTGCGTGAAAAGCAGCTCTGCACCAGGCAGGACCTGATCTCCGCGCGCGCGTTCGTGCGTATGCAGGAGGCGTAGACGGCGGGCCTGGCGCCTGGATGCTCGTGACGATTTCATGGGAGAGCGCATACTCCAGTGCGCGGCTCCCTTTCCTGTAACTGACTCAACCGAGGGGGGGAAATCGTAAGGCGTGAAAGGTGAAACAAGCGCGATGAGCGAGATGGGCGGATCTGGCGAGACGGGGCATGATTGGACGGAGGGAGGGTATTTCTATGGCAATGTCTGAGGCACTGTCGGATGAAGAGGTGCAGGCTGCGTGGTCCAACCTAGCCGAGGAGGTCCGTACGGGGGTTTTGCTGACGCTCAGAAATGGGCGGCCGTTCGGGTCGCATGTGCCCTACGTCTTTGGCAAACAGTGGTCGCGAGCCTATATTCATGTCAGTGGTTTGGCGTTGCATACCGGACATTTGTTGCTGGATAGCCGCGTCGGGCTATTTGTCTCGGAGCCGGATCGCCCAGAGAAGAATCCCTCGGCGCTCCGAAGGATGAATCTTCAGGGTGAGGCGGTGTTGTTGAATGCTGGTGCACCGAATTATGCGGAAGTGAAAGAGCGGTATCTGGCGCGTTTTCCCCAGTCGGCCATGATGTTTGGGTTTGCGGACTTCTCACTCTGGGAACTGCGGCTCCAGGACGCGCATCTGGTCCTGGGATTCGGGCAGGCCTACCTTTCCGATGCGACCACTCCTCTGGCATGGACACATCAGAAGCCCGAGCAGAAGAAATAGCAGGATGCTGAAAAAGTCCGCCAGCTTTGTTCTCGGCTCATCGAAATCCTCAACGTACCCCCGAGGGTACGACTCCGGTTTCGACTTGCCTGCGGCCTTGCTGGACGGTCTTTTTGAGCATCCTGTGGGGAGAGATCTCTTGCGCTAGGGTTCATTCTGGGCCGAGGCCCGGTAGGTGAAGTACAGTGCGATGGCTCCAGTTGTGGCAATGAGCAGGCCGGCGATGAAGCGGGTAGAAAAACTCAGTTGCTGGATATAGCGGTGATAGAGGAGCGGCAATAGAAAAGAGGCAAGCAGAGCCGTAGCAAGGCCTAGCATATGCCGTTTGAGATAGATCGGTTCGCCCGGCTTACGTTTCATGTCCGATGTGTCCTCATCATTTTTCCGCTCTCTCTTGTCTCTCTCCACAGGTCATCCTGGCAGATCCTCAAGTGCGCGCATCGGACGAGCACCGTTTCACCGTGCGCGTTCTGCGAGCAAGAAGGATGGTCTGGCTGGCCCCCGCTCTTCTCTATTTCACCAGGAACGGTTTCGAGTTTTCTCCCGAGGCTGTGGTGACGGTGAGGAGAACCATGCCCTTCTTTCCGCCGCTTGGCACGGTCGTCGTGATGCTGTCGTTGGTCTGTTGAAACTTTGCTGGATGACCAGGGCCGAAGGAGACGCTGCGTAAGCAGGCTGCCGCGCCGAAGCTGGTTCCGGTGATGGTGACCTTGTCGCCGGCCTTCCCTTCGTCAGGCGTGAGTTTATCGAGCCTTGGTGCCTCACCGTAACAGGATTGGGCTTTTCCCGCCGTCTCCGCCGACGCAAATTTCGGGGTGGTCGACTTTTTGGCATTTGGAACGGTCTGGGGCTGAGACTGTTTTTTTGCTTTCGTTTCCTGCTTGCCCGGTTCCGCAGCCCAGGTAGCAGTCGGGCTCATGGCGACCAGGAAGGTTGCCAGTACTCCAATCGCAACTGTGATGCTGGAACTTCTTGCTGTTTTCATGACCGGCCTCCGATCGTTTCGAGAGCGCACAGACGTCTCATTGACCACCGGTCTTGAAGCCGGTTGGATCAATCTTCGATCGTCGAGATATCGCCAAGATCTTGTCCGAGTTCCTTGGCTTTGAGCACCCGCCGCATGATTTTTCCAGATCGGGTTTTTGGGAGCGAGGGGACGATGTCGATTTCAGACGGCACCGCGATTTTTCCCAACTCTTTCATCACTTGATCCTTGATCGACTGGATCAGTGCCGGGCTTTCCACTTCCCCCTGTTTCAAAATGATGAAAGCCTTGATGGACTCGCCGACGAGCTTGTGCGGTTTGCCGATGACTGCCGCCTCAGCCACCGCATGATGGCTGACTAGCGCGCTTTCTACTTCGGCGGTGCCGAGCCGGTTACCGGCCACTTTGATCACGTCGTCGGCGCGGCCCATGAACCACATGTAACCATCTTCATCTTTGTGGCAGATGTCGCCGGCGCTGTAGCAGTTCGGGATGGTGTTCCAATAAGTTTTGTAGCGTTCCGGATCTTTGTAGATGGTCCGCATCATTGCAGGCCAGGGCTTCTTGATCACGGCGAAGCCGCCGGCGTTGGCGGGGAGGCTGTTGCCTGCGCTGTCCACGACATCGGCTTCGATGCCAAGGAAGGGTCTGGTGGCCGATCCTGGCTTCAACGGGACGGTCGGCAGGGGGGTAATCATGATCGATCCTGTCTCGGTCTGCCACCAGGTATCCATGATTGGTTTGTCCCCACCGGTTGCACGATGGAACCATTCCCAGGCTTCCGGATTGATCGGCTCGCCCACGCTGCCGAGGATGCGGAGGCTAGAGAGGTCGTATTTCTTGGGCCAGTCTTCCCCATACCGCATGAGCAGACGAATGGCGGTGGGGGTCGTATAGAAAATCGAGACGCCGTAGCGTTCAATGAGATCCCACCAGCGGCCTGGTGTCGGATAGTCAGGCTTGCCCTCTGCCGTGAGGATTGTGGCGCCGTTCAGGAGGGGGCCATACACAATATAACTATGGCCTGTGACCCAGCCTGGATCGGCGACGCAGAAATAGACATCGTCTTCTTTCAGGTCGAAGACGTATTTCGTCGTGATGTAGGTCCCGACCATGTAGCCGCCGTGAACATGGACTACGCCTTTGGGTTTGCCTGTGGTGCCGGAGGTATACAGGATATAGAGGGGATGTTCGGCATCCAGATGCTCGGCCTCGCAGACCGCCTTCTCGTCCTTCAGCCAGTCGTGCCAATCAATTTCTTTCGGCGAAGCCAGCGCGACTCCTGGGGTCTGTCTTCGCAGCACCACGACTCGCTCAACGGTGGAGGAGTTGGCGACGGCTTGGTCGACCACCGTCTTGAGGTTCAGGACTTTTCCCCGGTCATATCCCACGTCGGCCGTAATGACCAGCTTGGCTTCGGCATCTTGAATGCGGTTCGCGAGGGCTGGGGCACTGAATCCTGAATAGACCACACTATGAATGGCACCGATGCGGGCACAGGCGAGCATAGCGACAATCTGTTCGGGGACTTTCGGCAGGTAGATCGTGATCCGGTCACCCTTCGTGATTCCCAGCTTCTTGAGCGCATTCGCGCAACGATTGACCTGTCGATAGAGTTCCCCATAGGTGATGACCCGTTCCTGGTCCTGCTCACCCACCCAGATGATGGCGACCTTGTTCTTGCGCCAGGTTTTGACGTGACGATCGAGACAGTTATAGGCAATGTTGCAGGTGGCGCCGACGAACCACTTGGCCCAGGGGTAGTTCCATTCCAGAACTTTGGTCCAGGGGGAGAACCACTCAAGTTCCTTGGCGACGGTGGCCCAGAAGCCTTCAGGGTCGGCAATCGATTTCTTATAGGCGCTCTCGTAGTCTTGAATATGAGCCGCGGCTTTGGTTTGAGCGGTCGGCTGATACACACGGCTTTCCTTGAGGAGGGTGTCGATGTTCTCTGACATGGTGCAATGGCTCCTTTAGCAGGATGCTGAAAAAGTCCGCCAGCATCGTTCTCGGCTCATCGAAATCCTCAACGTACCCCTGAGGGTACGCCTCCGGTTTCGATTCGCCTGCGGCCTTGCTGGACGGCCTTTTTGAGCATCCGTGTTGGTGTTCTGTTCTTGCTCCAAGCGTACAGGGTATCGAAGTCCTGTTGGCGTAATCAAAATAGTTTCTTCGATGCCTGCTAGATCAAGGGACAAAGCACAGCCTCGATATTATGCTGGAGGGCCAGGGGGAACTCAACTACAGCCGCGATTGCTGTTGCGGTGCTCCGTTTCTTGACAGTCGCGCAAAGGCGAGAGTAGGCTCAACTTGTCACTCGTTATACATTGAGGCCGGATTCATTGATGTTGCCCATTGTGTCCCCACTATCGCGGCCACTCATTTTCGTATTGCTCGCCTGCTTGTTGGTGCCGATGTTTTGTCCGTCGCCGGCTACTGCCCAACTGGGAAAGCCGGAAGGGCTCTACTACAAGTCGTGGGCCATTATCATCGGGGTGGAGAACTATCTTCTGGCTCCGAAGATTCCCGGCGCAATAGAAGATGCCAAGGCAGTGGCCCAATCCTTCCGCCAATTAGGCTTCGACGAAGTCGTGGAGCTCTACGACAAGGATGTGAGTTTTCGCCGTCTGCAGCAGACGCTCTCCGATTTTTTGCCCCGCAAGGTCGGTCGGCATGATCGGCTTGTGCTTTATTTCGTCGGGCATGCCGGGATGACGCAAGATCTTGACGGCAAGGAATTGGGGTATCTCGTGCCCTGGGATGCGCAGATCGGAAACGTGTCCAAGTCCGTGACGTTTGAGCAGCTCAAAGAATTCAGTCGGCGGAGTGCGTCTAAACATACGCTCTTTCTCGTGAACGCGGCGGTTCGCGGGTGGGAGGTGAGCACGGCTCAGCCCCTCTCCCTTGAAGGGCGCTTGGCCCCGGAAGACGATACGGAGCGGCGAGCGGTGCAGCTCTTGACGGCGGGCGATAAGGGAGAGCCCCTGAGTCAGGAGAATGGGAAGAGTGTCTTCGTGCAGGCGCTGGTGAATGGACTGAGTGGCATGGCAGATGGCAATAAGAATGGCTGGCTCATGGCTTCCGAGGTTGGAGACTATGTGAGGCAACAAGTTGTGGAGCGGTCGAAGGGTGCGCAGCATCCTCTTTTCGCACAGCTTGAAGGGGACGGGGATACGGTATTGATCGAGGGGCGAAAGGCCGCGTTTGTCGCAGGGGCAGGGCCTCAGTCTCCATTTGAGCAACGGCAGGCCGCAAAGACGCAGTATGAACAGGCGTTTGCATTGCTCCAAACCGGGAAGTTGGCGGAGGAAGCGCTGGAGCGGCTGAACAAAGCCTTGGAATACGACCCCACGTTCGGCGATGCCTATGTGCTCAAGAGTTATGTGTTGTTAGAAGTGATACCGAACCTTGATGCCGCGTTATCGGCGGCGACGCTGGCGGTACAGTATGCGCCGAAGAACCCGGACTCTCAGTACACGCTTGGGTTGATTCACGAAAAACGCGGGCAGTATGCCGAGGCCGAGCGCGCGATGCAGGCGGCGCTGGTAGTTAATCCCAACTATGTGGATGTCTATTTCTCGTTGGGGATTCTCTATGCCGACGAGATGAAGGATCAGTCCAAATCAGTCGAGGCCTTCACGCGCTATCTCGAACTCGGGGGAAGTCATGCTCGCGCCCGAGCTGCCGTTGCACAGCAGTCATCACCCGCCGCTCCTGTCGTACCATCTGCCAAGCCTTAAGGTTTTTCTCCTCCCTTGAGATAGCCCAGTCCGATCTTGACCGCTTTCCGTGTAATTTCTGCCCAGCGGACTTGAGGGTATTCGGCAAGGATTGCGGCTGCTTTGGGATCTTGTACTTCCATGTTCATAATCTTAATGATACCGTCATTGATCTGAATGTCTGCCACGGGGATCCTCCTTACAGAGAACATTGAGACGGTCAACCGTTGATCGCCTGTTGCGTTGACTGAGGTAGGGGTGCATGTTAGCATGATTTCGTTTGGATTCTCGAACGTTTGTCGCTGGCATCTGCCGCTGTGACGTGCTGTTTCACTGTCCAGATCATCACCAAGGAGGCATGGGTATGAATAGGGTACTGGGATTCAGGTCGGGGCTAGTCGGGGGGGGAGTCGCTGTTGCCCTGATGATCGGACTTGTTGCTTGCGGCGGGCCTCCGAAGTGGGTCAAGCAAGGGTCTGGAGCCTTTAACGAGAAAGATAGTAAAGCCTTTTATGGCGTCGGGTCCGTAGCCGGTGTTCGGAACGAGCCGCTGGCCTGGGACACCGCTGAAAATCGTGCCAGAGCTGAAATTGCCAAGACCTTTGAAACTTATACCGGCTATCTGATGCGCGACTATGCAGCCTCCACGACGGCTGGAGACTTTACGAAGAACACGGAAGAGCAGAATGTCGAGCGGGCCATTAAGACGGTGACGACGACGACGCTCAGCGGTGTGCGTCCCATTGAGCGGTACAAGGACGAGAAAACGAACACCTACTACGTGTTGACCAAGCTGAATCTCGAGGAGATGAAGGATAACCTTGAGAAGGCGAAGGAATTGAACGCGCAGGTTCGCGATTATG encodes:
- a CDS encoding caspase family protein produces the protein MLPIVSPLSRPLIFVLLACLLVPMFCPSPATAQLGKPEGLYYKSWAIIIGVENYLLAPKIPGAIEDAKAVAQSFRQLGFDEVVELYDKDVSFRRLQQTLSDFLPRKVGRHDRLVLYFVGHAGMTQDLDGKELGYLVPWDAQIGNVSKSVTFEQLKEFSRRSASKHTLFLVNAAVRGWEVSTAQPLSLEGRLAPEDDTERRAVQLLTAGDKGEPLSQENGKSVFVQALVNGLSGMADGNKNGWLMASEVGDYVRQQVVERSKGAQHPLFAQLEGDGDTVLIEGRKAAFVAGAGPQSPFEQRQAAKTQYEQAFALLQTGKLAEEALERLNKALEYDPTFGDAYVLKSYVLLEVIPNLDAALSAATLAVQYAPKNPDSQYTLGLIHEKRGQYAEAERAMQAALVVNPNYVDVYFSLGILYADEMKDQSKSVEAFTRYLELGGSHARARAAVAQQSSPAAPVVPSAKP